aatgGCGATTTGATCCCATTCGACATTGACCTTGAACCGAGGAGTTTCATTTTTTTGGAGTTATTTCGAGTCTTTTTTTGCATAAAGTGTTAGGTGGAGACCCGCCTTCGGTTAAGCGCCTTTGTCCACAATTACGCTTGGATTTggaagtcttacaaaagaaacTGGTTCGGCATTTTTAGGGCATCGTGAGATCATAAAAGAGACAGAGTGCGATCAGTCGTTTATCTTTCCGGTAAGGATGTGCTGGCGGTATCTGCTTTGATTTTACTGCACATGATTTTAACTGAAAGGGTCAATTCGTGTCAAATTATGTATATACATTAGAGTGGAAAGTAAATTCTTAACTTTTAGGCCAATAATTATCAATTAtacaaataaaaatatttaaaatatcaCATTTCTGTAGTTGACACAATGTAAGAAATGAAATTAGGAACTGGCGTGAGGTTTAATTATCTAAAGCCATATTGTGCCTCAGAATTAGTTGCATAGTTCAGGAAGGTAGGCGCATTATGTTTAATACTTTATTCAATTTGATTTGCTGTCGATACATTTTGATATCATTGTTAATGTTAAATGTTAATTTAGCAGCAGCCTCCTTAATGTTTTCATTATTGTCAAATTTGAGACATTGCGCAAATGCGGCCTAAAATAAATTTGGAGGAATTCTAAAGAGGAGCCGATGAAAAAGCGGGGCGCGTTTCTTTTGGCTTCGGCACTCGCGTTGCAAATGTTGGTATTTACTCCAAAAACATTAGTTCAACATTTTCCTTCCCCAAGCATAAAACGAGGCTTCGCGGTTCTGCCACGACCATCTGTCTTGTGACCAGCAAGGAGGCAATCTTAGGAAAAGTAAAATGTTGCGGTCTAATGTTAAAGTAGCCACCGCCAATTTACTGGATGTTGTTGAAATGCGAGTATTGTGAAGACAGACTCAGAACAGAATTTAATCTCAACATTTCCACTTGCAGCGGCACATGTTAAGCACAATAGAACTGTGCAACATTATTCAACTCGAATGTGGACGTGTTAAGAATCGGGGCATTTTCCTTCCCGCCTAATAATGCGAGCAAGCGTTAATATAATCAActtgctgattttttaaaaacccagTAATGTCTTAGATCATTGTATTCAACGGTAAGAATCCGAATATGACTATTGTTCATATCACATTGGACGCTATGCTGATGTAGGGCTTTGTTCAACTGTATGAATGCATCCATATTTACGAAAAGTCGAATGAGTCTTATCGCACTATATTTGGTGCATTAGTTGATTATTCCAATGTTATAACGTTCCTTAACTAGGTAGACGCAGAATCATTTTGTCAATCCTATAGATAATCTGCATTAATGTTCGTGTGTTTAGTTTTAAAATATTGTCACTGCCTACCGCCCTATTCGTCGTATTTTTATTAACACAAAGAATCAAAATAACATAATAAAAAGCATGGCTGATTTAAACATAGGTGTCCTTCGCATAGTGACAGATATTATCCTACGGAGATATCCGCCGATACATACTCAAATAGGCTAAAATATAAACGGACTGTAGTATTTTAAAGAAACATGTTAGATTTTTATTCCATGCGGATGGATGTTACGAATCATCACGAGTTCCAATGATGCATTATCGAATTAATCATCCTACCAATTATGGCTATTACCTTTTCGGGAATTATTGAAATTGATTTGATAGAATCAGGAGAACGTTTGAACATTTCGGATATTTAAagctttattattttttaaacggtCATTGGATTAGTATAGCATTTAATCAGTTTAGGTCATGCGAAATGCTTGGAGATGTGTGGAAACTGTGTCCAATTTATTTAAAGTGGAAGTTATTTTTTTCCTGCTCTATTTCTGCATGCTGTTGACTGCAGCGAGCTGGGTCGGACTAACAGCCATTGAGTGGGATGAAGGTGCACATGGACGTGTACTTGGACATTTCAGATGGGAGTCGTGGTGGGACGGAGGCGGTTCCAGCAAAAAAAAGCTGTTTCCGCTTGTCTTGTGACCAGCGAGGAGCCAATCAGCGAGCGGCTTTCGTTTATCTCTGTCTGGAAGCTAAATAGGGGACAGAGAGGGTCTGATCGCGGTCCTCGGAAATGTGCGAGCATAATCTGCTCAATTCAGGCTATGTCGGCTCCCTGTTAAATTTTACCAGTCCGGAGCCATTCTATTTCGCCAACCTGCGTCCGAATGGGACTCAACTGGCAAGCCTGTCGCCGGCACTCTCCTACACCCGCAGGGAGGTGTGCTCGCTCCCGTGGACTTCGAGTCCATGCGCATCGCCGCCGCAGAGCCGCGCCTTTGGCGGCTACTCTCAATCCTACCTCAGCAACTCAGTCTCCATCAGCATCAATAAGCATGGATCAGACAAAGCGGCTGCCGGCGAAGAGCCTCACAAATATTACTTCCAGGACAGCAGCCGGAAAGCGGAGGAGAGATGCAGACACAATCAGTCTTACCCAAGTGATACCAGCATCCCCTCTTCAGTCAACATCAATCCTGCCAAGTACGAATACCCAAACGTGGAAACATCTCTGCACGGTTCGCCATTACATAACCAAGGCTTTGAATTGAATTCCAACTCTCCCACTGTAAACGATAGCATCAAGCAAAGTGTGAGCCTCAGTGTGTCATTACAGTCACCAGTAACGCCAGTATGCAACAGATCCTCCGATGGTATAGTATCAGTGCAATATTAAAGCGATCATCTTCTGAAAACTGCATGATCCCGACTTTCCAAAAAGTGCTACCTGTCACTCTAACGTGAATTTCACGGATTTGGCCACCAAACAGCGAGCCTGAAAACCTTGCGCTTACTGTATTTAGAACAAGCGGCGATTTAATTATACTAATTACAAAAATGATTCGGACGTGATAATAAACACAAACTGGAAGCAGGTCAGCGGCCCGTGAATCACAGGTCAAATGATTGGAAATTTAAttcaaattaaaattaaaatcagAAGGTCAAATGCTGCAGGTTGAGTTTTAACTAACATTGACATGATGAGGAAATGGTAACTTTACTGAATGTGTCGCTATTTTATTATGAAGGCAATTTCCCAGGGCCATTCTTTTGTAAAATGTAGAATTGGCGCGATTCTGCTGCAGCGTCTCGAGAATAATAAAATGGTTGAATGGCGAATTTGAATAACTTATTTGTATCATTTGACCGGCTTGTCGGGCAAAATAATCATTCCCCAATTATGCTTTTTCTTCTCATTTATAAAGACCACAAAGTGGATAATATGATATGTTTTGGTCGGTGTTTCAACATCGCTTCTAACAATAAGAGCGAATACAGCAAAGTTAAAAATGTTAGCGCCTGAAGTAACAAAACGGGCTGACAAAATTAAATTATTGTGAAATGAGGAGGGTGGTGAAATGTTTCGATTGCTTCAGCCTTTTGTTTTCTTAATTTCTATCTGCAGGTTTGCCCTGGTGTCCAACCCAAGTGAGGTCAAGGAGGAAGCGCAAGCCATACACCAAGCAGCAAATAGCTGAACTTGAAAATGAATTTCTTGCCAACGAGTTTATCAATCGCCAGAAGAGGAAAGAGTTGTCCGACAGACTGAACCTGAGCGACCAACAAGTTAAAATCTGGTTTCAAAACCGGCGCATGAAAAAGAAAAGGCTTGTAATGCGTGAACAAACACTCTCACTCTTTTAGGCCAAAGTAAAGTTCAAATGTGAGTCTCAAGGTCGTGAATTGAACTTTTTTATGGTAATTAAGCTCGCTTGCAGAAAGCATGTAGATCAAGAATATCCATTGTCTTAATGGATAGGTGCTCCTTTGATGTGGCTGTCATATAAAACAGCAATCTAACATTACATTGCCACTGCCACTAGTCCATGGCGTGTTGGCTTAAACATCAGCGACATACAGGGACTGAGATGCAAACTACGGATACCTCGTGAACATTTGCTATAGCAGGAAATTAATCGCAAGGCACAAATTTGACTTGTTGTGGCCTGTTCTTTGCTGTCCGTGAATAGCGTGCCGGCGTATTCTCA
This genomic window from Scyliorhinus torazame isolate Kashiwa2021f chromosome 2, sScyTor2.1, whole genome shotgun sequence contains:
- the hoxd12a gene encoding homeobox protein Hox-D12a, giving the protein MCEHNLLNSGYVGSLLNFTSPEPFYFANLRPNGTQLASLSPALSYTRREVCSLPWTSSPCASPPQSRAFGGYSQSYLSNSVSISINKHGSDKAAAGEEPHKYYFQDSSRKAEERCRHNQSYPSDTSIPSSVNINPAKYEYPNVETSLHGSPLHNQGFELNSNSPTVNDSIKQSVSLSVSLQSPVTPVCNRSSDGLPWCPTQVRSRRKRKPYTKQQIAELENEFLANEFINRQKRKELSDRLNLSDQQVKIWFQNRRMKKKRLVMREQTLSLF